From the Serratia nematodiphila DZ0503SBS1 genome, one window contains:
- a CDS encoding DNA-binding protein: MKNEWFAAKELTGIAGLPSSPQGINLMARREGWISRRRKGVQGKALEYHIDSLPPGVRNLLTLKEDGAVYDVERQDPLAVWIEYYYHLTESEREKMVAFLMREGIGGLLARIDEDSNT; this comes from the coding sequence ATGAAAAACGAGTGGTTTGCCGCCAAGGAACTGACAGGCATCGCAGGATTACCCTCCTCACCACAGGGAATCAATCTGATGGCCCGACGCGAAGGCTGGATCAGCCGCAGGCGTAAAGGCGTGCAGGGAAAAGCGTTGGAGTACCATATCGACAGCCTGCCTCCAGGCGTACGTAACCTGCTGACGCTGAAAGAAGACGGGGCGGTATATGACGTAGAACGCCAGGATCCGTTGGCGGTCTGGATCGAGTATTACTACCATTTGACGGAGAGCGAGCGCGAGAAAATGGTGGCTTTCCTGATGCGGGAAGGGATTGGCGGCCTGCTGGCGCGTATCGACGAAGATAGCAATACCTAG
- the ispB gene encoding octaprenyl diphosphate synthase, producing MNLEQITELTAQDMAAVNATILEQLNSDVTLINQLGYYIISGGGKRIRPMIAVLAARALGYEGNKHVTVAALIEFIHTATLLHDDVVDESDMRRGKATANAAFGNAASVLVGDFIYTRAFQMMTSLESLRVLALMSEAVNVIAEGEVLQLMNVHDPDISEESYMRVIYSKTARLFEAAAQSSAILSGASAEQEQALQDYGRYLGTAFQLIDDLLDYSADGSTLGKNTGDDLNEGKPTLPLLHAMHNGDDAQRDMIRGAIEQGNGRHLLEAVLQAMQQCGSLEYTRKRAEEEADKAIAALQVLPASEHRTALEGLAHLAVQRDF from the coding sequence ATGAACCTAGAGCAAATTACCGAGTTAACCGCGCAAGATATGGCGGCCGTGAACGCAACAATTCTCGAACAGCTGAATTCCGATGTCACGCTCATCAATCAGCTTGGCTATTACATTATCAGCGGTGGCGGTAAGCGCATCCGGCCGATGATCGCCGTCCTGGCGGCGCGGGCGTTGGGCTACGAAGGCAACAAGCACGTCACCGTAGCCGCCCTGATCGAATTCATTCATACCGCCACGTTGTTGCATGACGACGTCGTCGACGAGTCGGACATGCGCCGCGGCAAAGCCACCGCCAACGCGGCGTTCGGCAACGCCGCCAGCGTGCTGGTCGGCGACTTTATCTATACCCGCGCCTTCCAGATGATGACCAGCCTGGAATCCCTGCGCGTGCTGGCGCTGATGTCGGAAGCGGTCAACGTCATCGCCGAAGGTGAAGTGCTGCAGTTGATGAACGTGCACGATCCCGACATCAGCGAAGAAAGTTATATGCGGGTGATCTACAGCAAAACCGCCCGTCTGTTTGAAGCGGCGGCGCAATCGTCGGCGATCCTGTCCGGCGCCAGCGCTGAGCAAGAACAGGCGCTGCAAGATTATGGCCGCTACCTCGGCACCGCTTTCCAGCTGATCGACGATCTGCTCGACTACAGCGCCGACGGCAGCACGCTGGGCAAAAACACCGGCGACGATCTGAACGAAGGGAAACCGACCCTGCCGCTGCTGCACGCGATGCACAACGGCGACGACGCCCAGCGTGACATGATCCGCGGCGCGATTGAGCAAGGTAACGGCCGCCACCTGCTGGAGGCGGTGCTGCAGGCGATGCAGCAATGCGGTTCGCTGGAATACACCCGCAAACGCGCCGAGGAAGAAGCCGATAAGGCGATCGCCGCGCTGCAGGTCTTGCCGGCATCAGAGCACCGTACAGCGCTGGAGGGCTTGGCCCATTTGGCGGTACAACGCGATTTTTAA
- the rplU gene encoding 50S ribosomal protein L21, whose amino-acid sequence MYAVFQSGGKQHRVSEGQTVRLEKLDIATGEAVEFDQILMIANGEDIKIGVPFVDGGKIKAEVVAHGRGEKIKIVKFRRRKHHRKQQGHRQWFTDVKITGISA is encoded by the coding sequence ATGTACGCGGTTTTCCAAAGTGGTGGTAAACAACACCGAGTAAGCGAAGGTCAGACCGTTCGCTTGGAAAAGCTGGACATCGCAACTGGTGAAGCGGTTGAGTTTGACCAGATTCTGATGATCGCTAATGGCGAAGATATCAAAATCGGCGTTCCTTTCGTCGATGGCGGCAAGATCAAAGCTGAAGTCGTTGCTCACGGTCGTGGCGAGAAAATTAAAATCGTTAAGTTTCGTCGTCGTAAACACCACCGTAAGCAGCAGGGCCACCGTCAGTGGTTCACTGACGTTAAAATCACCGGCATCAGCGCTTAA
- the rpmA gene encoding 50S ribosomal protein L27 produces MAHKKAGGSTRNGRDSEAKRLGVKRFGGEAVLAGSIIVRQRGTKFHAGTNVGCGKDHTLFALKDGKVKFEVKGPSNRKFISIEAE; encoded by the coding sequence ATGGCACACAAAAAGGCTGGCGGCTCGACTCGTAACGGTCGCGATTCAGAAGCTAAACGTCTGGGCGTAAAACGCTTTGGCGGCGAAGCAGTACTGGCAGGCAGCATCATCGTTCGTCAGCGCGGCACCAAATTCCACGCTGGTACCAACGTGGGTTGCGGCAAAGACCACACTCTGTTTGCTTTGAAAGACGGTAAAGTCAAATTCGAAGTTAAAGGCCCGAGCAATCGTAAATTCATCAGCATCGAAGCTGAATAA